The following proteins come from a genomic window of Anaerobutyricum hallii:
- the nusA gene encoding transcription termination factor NusA, with the protein MSELIDALNQLQKEKHIEKEVIMQAIEDSLVAACNRDFGKNAVVKVNMDRETGDISVYVEKTVVEEVEDPATEISLADAKMIRFHYELGDVVNIEVTPKNFGRIAAQHARSVIVQKIKEEERRVVFEHFAHKEKDIVTGVVQRCNGKNISVSLDDKTDAVLTEKEQVKGEIFKPTDRIKLYIVEVKDTNKGPKILVSRTHPELVKRLFEKEVAEVYDGTVEIKSIAREAGSRTKIAVASNDPNVDPVGACVGINGARVNAIVSDLRGEKIDIIEWNDDPAVLIENALSPSNVISVEVDEEEKSARVVVPDYQLSLAIGKEGQNARLAAKLTGYKIDIKSESQAAELSEELDFGDDFGDFDEMEDFDLEAPAEETKEVSELTEVAESSSEEEESFEEEIPEEPEQ; encoded by the coding sequence ATGAGTGAATTAATTGATGCTTTAAATCAATTACAAAAAGAGAAACATATTGAAAAAGAAGTAATCATGCAGGCGATTGAAGATTCTTTAGTTGCAGCATGTAATCGTGACTTTGGTAAGAACGCAGTTGTAAAGGTAAATATGGACAGAGAAACAGGCGATATCTCTGTTTATGTAGAAAAGACTGTAGTAGAAGAAGTAGAAGATCCTGCAACAGAGATCAGTTTGGCAGATGCAAAGATGATTCGTTTCCATTATGAACTTGGGGATGTAGTAAATATCGAAGTTACTCCAAAGAACTTTGGAAGAATCGCAGCACAGCATGCAAGAAGTGTTATTGTGCAGAAGATTAAAGAAGAAGAAAGAAGAGTTGTATTTGAACATTTTGCACATAAAGAAAAAGACATCGTAACAGGTGTAGTACAGCGCTGTAATGGAAAGAATATCAGTGTAAGTCTTGATGATAAGACCGATGCTGTTCTCACAGAAAAAGAGCAGGTAAAAGGCGAGATATTTAAACCAACAGACCGTATTAAACTTTACATCGTAGAAGTAAAAGATACAAACAAGGGACCAAAGATTTTAGTTTCCAGAACACATCCAGAGCTTGTAAAGAGACTTTTTGAAAAAGAAGTTGCAGAAGTTTATGATGGAACAGTGGAAATTAAGAGTATTGCTCGTGAGGCAGGTTCTCGTACAAAGATTGCAGTTGCATCCAATGACCCTAACGTAGATCCTGTAGGAGCATGTGTAGGTATCAACGGAGCCCGCGTTAATGCAATCGTAAGTGATCTTCGCGGAGAAAAGATTGATATTATTGAATGGAACGATGATCCGGCAGTATTAATTGAGAATGCATTAAGCCCATCAAATGTTATTTCTGTAGAGGTAGATGAGGAAGAAAAGAGTGCACGTGTTGTTGTTCCGGATTACCAGCTTTCTCTTGCAATCGGTAAAGAAGGACAGAATGCACGTCTTGCAGCAAAACTGACCGGATATAAGATTGATATTAAGAGTGAGAGCCAGGCAGCAGAACTTTCTGAAGAGTTAGACTTTGGTGATGATTTTGGTGATTTTGATGAGATGGAAGATTTCGATCTCGAAGCACCTGCAGAAGAGACAAAAGAAGTATCTGAGCTGACAGAAGTAGCAGAAAGCAGTTCTGAAGAAGAGGAATCTTTCGAGGAAGAAATCCCAGAAGAACCAGAACAGTAA
- a CDS encoding NAD(P)/FAD-dependent oxidoreductase, producing the protein MIRISQLKLKVGHTREQLFEEIIHQAHGKRPVSWQIVRKSVDARKKPQLFYVYTIDAEFENEKKLLSAKKSKWTKPSVSNYTFPYSNSKEAGMSFKEEKLEERPVIVGMGPAGLFAALVLARAGFAPVVFERGDCVETRSEVVEHFFETGELDEESNVQFGEGGAGTFSDGKLNTLVKDKFGRNHFVLKEFVKHGAPEDILYEAKPHIGTDILKDVVASIRKEIESLGGEVHFRTKVCDILCEDIAGIKEDEAGKVHEQEITAGRQNSQIKGLLIEKDSVRTKYPCRNVIFAIGHSARDTFYMLHEKKLFMTPKAFAIGVRVEHPAHLINESQYGKEYPEELPTASYKLTHQCESTGRGIYSFCMCPGGYVVNSSSEKGRLCVNGMSYHDRAGRNSNTALITTVTPEDFSSDSPLAGLEFQRKYEKLAYKIGNGKIPVQLFGDFMKKQVSTKIGTVTPSIKGDWQFANLHECLPDYVCESLLEGMKAFGRKIKGYDAEDAVFSGVETRTSSPLRMERNKKFESNIKGFFPCGEGAGYAGGITSAAMDGIKTAEAIAEKILTQN; encoded by the coding sequence ATGATACGAATTTCACAGTTGAAATTAAAGGTGGGACATACCAGGGAACAACTTTTTGAAGAGATTATTCATCAGGCGCATGGGAAAAGACCTGTCTCCTGGCAGATTGTAAGAAAATCTGTGGATGCAAGAAAGAAGCCACAGCTTTTTTATGTGTATACAATTGATGCAGAGTTTGAAAATGAAAAGAAACTTCTTTCAGCCAAAAAAAGTAAATGGACAAAACCATCTGTTTCAAACTATACCTTTCCATATAGTAATAGTAAAGAAGCAGGAATGTCTTTCAAAGAAGAAAAACTGGAAGAACGACCAGTGATTGTAGGAATGGGACCAGCCGGACTTTTTGCTGCGTTAGTTCTTGCGAGGGCTGGATTTGCCCCTGTTGTTTTTGAACGTGGGGATTGTGTGGAGACCCGATCTGAAGTTGTGGAACATTTTTTTGAGACGGGGGAACTGGATGAGGAATCGAATGTACAGTTTGGAGAGGGTGGTGCAGGAACCTTTTCTGATGGAAAGCTTAATACATTAGTTAAAGATAAATTTGGGCGAAATCATTTTGTTCTGAAGGAATTTGTGAAACATGGCGCACCGGAGGATATTCTTTATGAAGCTAAACCGCATATAGGAACAGATATTTTAAAAGATGTGGTGGCATCAATTCGAAAAGAAATCGAAAGTCTGGGTGGGGAAGTTCATTTTCGGACAAAGGTTTGTGATATATTGTGTGAGGATATTGCCGGCATAAAAGAAGATGAGGCAGGGAAAGTCCATGAACAGGAAATAACTGCTGGCAGGCAGAACAGCCAGATCAAAGGACTTCTTATCGAGAAAGACAGTGTTCGTACAAAATACCCTTGCCGCAATGTTATTTTTGCAATCGGTCACAGTGCAAGAGATACTTTTTATATGCTTCATGAAAAGAAGCTCTTCATGACTCCGAAAGCATTTGCCATTGGAGTCCGTGTGGAACATCCGGCGCATCTTATTAATGAAAGCCAGTATGGAAAAGAGTATCCGGAAGAACTTCCGACAGCGAGCTACAAGCTTACACATCAGTGTGAAAGTACGGGCCGGGGAATCTATTCTTTTTGTATGTGTCCAGGAGGATATGTTGTAAATTCTTCTTCAGAAAAAGGACGGCTTTGCGTTAATGGGATGAGTTATCATGACCGGGCAGGACGTAATTCAAATACGGCATTGATTACAACAGTAACACCAGAAGATTTTTCTTCTGACAGTCCATTAGCAGGGTTGGAATTTCAACGTAAGTATGAGAAACTTGCTTATAAAATCGGAAATGGAAAGATTCCGGTACAGCTTTTTGGAGATTTCATGAAAAAACAGGTATCCACAAAGATCGGAACAGTCACCCCATCAATAAAGGGAGATTGGCAGTTTGCAAATCTTCATGAGTGCCTTCCGGATTACGTTTGTGAATCTCTTTTGGAAGGGATGAAGGCTTTTGGACGTAAAATAAAGGGGTATGATGCAGAAGATGCCGTTTTTTCAGGTGTAGAAACAAGAACATCTTCCCCGCTTCGCATGGAAAGAAATAAGAAGTTTGAAAGTAATATCAAAGGATTTTTCCCATGTGGAGAAGGAGCAGGTTATGCCGGAGGAATCACTTCTGCAGCAATGGATGGTATTAAAACTGCGGAAGCCATTGCAGAGAAGATTCTCACACAGAATTAA
- the ybeY gene encoding rRNA maturation RNase YbeY, translating to MTFEIENVYPEVVLPDYETVIKNVIEAALDYEKCPYEVQVYVLLTDNEEIHQINREHRQIDRPTDVLSFPMADYPVPGDFSDIEERDPDAFHPETGELMLGDIIISMDKVKEQAKAYGHSNTRELAFLVAHSMLHLMGYDHMVEEERIVMERKQEEILKSCGYIREMES from the coding sequence ATGACATTTGAAATAGAAAATGTATATCCGGAAGTGGTTTTGCCGGATTATGAGACCGTTATTAAAAATGTAATCGAAGCTGCATTAGATTATGAGAAATGTCCGTATGAAGTGCAGGTATATGTACTTTTGACAGATAATGAGGAGATTCATCAGATCAACAGGGAACATCGCCAGATTGACCGTCCGACGGATGTTCTTTCTTTTCCAATGGCAGACTATCCGGTGCCGGGAGATTTCTCTGATATAGAAGAAAGAGATCCGGATGCTTTTCATCCAGAAACAGGGGAATTGATGCTTGGCGATATCATTATTTCCATGGATAAAGTAAAAGAACAGGCGAAGGCTTATGGGCACTCTAATACAAGGGAGCTGGCATTTTTAGTTGCGCACAGTATGCTTCATCTAATGGGATACGATCATATGGTAGAGGAAGAACGTATAGTAATGGAAAGAAAGCAGGAAGAGATTCTTAAGAGTTGTGGATATATTCGGGAGATGGAATCTTGA
- a CDS encoding 5-formyltetrahydrofolate cyclo-ligase, producing the protein MERSWIKTKMPEEALELKKNLRCDMKARRNALTDEEKKHAAANCLSKLKELPEFMNADRIYAYIACRNELETADIISWCLSHGKHVAVPKVQGEIMHFYEITALSDCVPGAFGILEPTGEEKDRITTPGFMLVPGLAFDKNGNRLGYGGGFYDKYLASHEEIITAALGYDFQIVEKVPSESHDRRMDYLIY; encoded by the coding sequence ATGGAAAGAAGCTGGATAAAAACTAAAATGCCAGAAGAAGCTTTAGAATTAAAAAAGAATCTGCGGTGTGATATGAAAGCAAGACGAAATGCATTGACAGATGAAGAAAAAAAACATGCCGCAGCAAACTGCCTGTCAAAATTAAAAGAACTGCCGGAATTTATGAATGCAGACAGGATATATGCCTATATCGCCTGCCGGAATGAATTAGAAACCGCAGACATTATTAGCTGGTGTCTTTCTCATGGAAAGCATGTTGCCGTTCCAAAAGTACAAGGAGAAATTATGCATTTTTATGAAATCACTGCGCTATCTGACTGTGTTCCCGGAGCATTTGGTATCCTTGAGCCAACAGGAGAAGAAAAAGACAGAATCACAACTCCAGGCTTTATGCTTGTCCCAGGACTTGCCTTTGATAAAAACGGAAATCGTCTTGGATACGGCGGTGGATTTTATGATAAATATCTCGCATCCCATGAGGAGATTATAACAGCGGCATTGGGGTATGACTTTCAAATCGTAGAAAAAGTACCGTCCGAATCCCATGATAGGAGGATGGACTATTTAATTTATTAG
- a CDS encoding L7Ae/L30e/S12e/Gadd45 family ribosomal protein: MLGLAAKAGKVASGEFSTEKEVKSGNACLVIVAEDASDNTKKMFRNMCKYYEVPMEIFATKEELGHWIGKAYRASICILDEGFAKSIVKKINLNMEG; encoded by the coding sequence ATGCTTGGACTTGCAGCAAAGGCTGGTAAAGTTGCCAGTGGAGAATTTTCTACTGAAAAAGAAGTGAAATCTGGCAATGCCTGTCTGGTAATTGTAGCAGAAGACGCTTCTGACAATACGAAAAAAATGTTCCGAAACATGTGTAAGTATTATGAAGTGCCTATGGAGATATTTGCGACAAAGGAAGAACTAGGGCATTGGATAGGTAAAGCGTACAGGGCTTCCATCTGTATCTTGGATGAAGGTTTTGCAAAATCGATCGTTAAGAAAATAAATCTGAATATGGAGGGATAG
- a CDS encoding aminoacetone oxidase family FAD-binding enzyme — MKHTKKHRIWDTIIVGAGAAGMAAAIACKNQGQKVLLIDKQSQMGRKILVTGNGKCNLTNFSQKEEYYRSDCPGRAQKVLSVFGQREAMELFQSLGIYTKDKNGYVYPYSEQAASVREAFEAGVLSGTGVTFVPEAEVRTVSEKEGLFYIGVHLLSEENVQHKKEKYYVCKSLLITTGGLAGPKFGCDGSGYTFAKQFGHRIIRPLPALTALKSSAPFLKKVSGVRNQAAITLEINGNAVRHEIGELQWTDYGISGVAIFQLSRFAITALEENKKVSLSFDFMPELSSEEKGNLFLSLAQNNKKKSMLSFLKGLFPAKLCPIILREAKVEEGQTTGRMKKQDWENLVKAVAHFSLRINGYASYEKAQVTRGGVCLDELTDTLESVLQPGLFFAGEVADVDGTCGGYNLQWAFSSGTVAGRAIVKRNQELFKDDRHTMEENDGISERNRRR, encoded by the coding sequence TTGAAACATACAAAAAAGCATAGGATATGGGATACGATTATTGTTGGTGCAGGAGCAGCCGGTATGGCAGCGGCGATTGCCTGTAAAAATCAGGGACAGAAAGTTCTTCTGATTGATAAGCAGAGTCAGATGGGCAGAAAGATTCTTGTTACAGGTAATGGAAAGTGCAATCTTACTAACTTTTCACAAAAAGAAGAATATTATCGGAGTGATTGTCCCGGAAGAGCGCAGAAAGTACTGTCTGTGTTTGGGCAAAGAGAAGCAATGGAATTGTTCCAAAGTCTTGGAATTTATACAAAGGATAAGAATGGGTATGTTTATCCGTATAGTGAACAGGCGGCAAGCGTGAGGGAAGCCTTTGAAGCAGGTGTACTGTCCGGAACGGGAGTTACTTTTGTTCCTGAAGCGGAAGTTCGTACAGTTTCTGAAAAAGAAGGTCTGTTTTATATCGGGGTACATTTGCTTTCCGAAGAAAATGTACAACATAAAAAAGAAAAATACTATGTTTGCAAGAGCCTTCTTATTACAACCGGTGGACTTGCCGGACCAAAGTTTGGATGTGATGGCAGCGGCTATACATTTGCAAAGCAATTTGGACACAGGATAATAAGACCGCTTCCGGCACTTACTGCATTAAAGTCATCTGCTCCGTTTTTAAAAAAAGTGAGTGGAGTACGTAATCAGGCAGCGATCACATTAGAAATCAATGGCAATGCAGTCCGACATGAAATCGGGGAACTTCAATGGACCGACTACGGAATTTCAGGAGTGGCAATTTTTCAGTTGAGCCGCTTTGCTATTACAGCGTTAGAAGAAAATAAAAAGGTTTCATTATCTTTTGACTTTATGCCAGAGCTTTCTTCAGAAGAAAAAGGAAACCTGTTTTTAAGTCTTGCACAAAATAATAAAAAGAAAAGTATGTTATCTTTTTTAAAGGGACTGTTTCCAGCGAAGCTTTGTCCAATTATTTTAAGAGAGGCAAAGGTAGAAGAAGGACAAACGACGGGCAGAATGAAAAAACAAGATTGGGAGAATCTTGTAAAAGCAGTTGCTCATTTTTCATTGCGAATTAACGGATATGCAAGTTATGAAAAGGCACAGGTAACGAGAGGCGGAGTCTGCCTTGATGAATTAACAGATACGTTAGAGTCCGTTTTGCAGCCTGGACTATTTTTTGCAGGAGAAGTAGCAGACGTTGATGGAACTTGCGGAGGCTATAATCTTCAATGGGCATTTTCGAGTGGTACAGTAGCAGGAAGAGCGATTGTCAAGAGAAATCAAGAGCTTTTTAAGGATGACCGGCATACGATGGAAGAAAACGATGGTATTTCAGAAAGGAACCGAAGAAGATGA
- a CDS encoding DUF896 domain-containing protein, translated as MNNVDIDRINELYHKSKSVGLTKAEEAEQKKLRKAYLTAIRKNLRGSLNRIDIQNKDGSIENLGEKYGKKLDKN; from the coding sequence ATGAATAACGTCGATATCGACAGAATTAATGAATTATACCATAAATCCAAATCTGTGGGACTTACCAAAGCAGAAGAAGCAGAGCAGAAAAAACTCCGCAAAGCTTACCTTACTGCCATCCGCAAAAACTTGCGTGGTTCTTTGAACCGAATTGACATTCAGAATAAAGACGGAAGTATCGAAAATCTTGGTGAGAAATATGGAAAGAAGCTGGATAAAAACTAA
- the rnpM gene encoding RNase P modulator RnpM, whose protein sequence is MGKKIPLRQCVGCREMKTKKEMIRVIKTPENEVVLDVKGKQNGRGAYLCFCAECLQKARRSKGLERSLKISIPDEIYDRLEEELKELDTKQ, encoded by the coding sequence ATGGGAAAGAAAATACCACTTAGACAGTGTGTAGGCTGTCGTGAGATGAAGACAAAGAAGGAAATGATCCGGGTGATCAAAACGCCGGAGAATGAAGTTGTCCTTGACGTGAAAGGAAAGCAGAATGGCAGAGGTGCTTATCTTTGCTTTTGTGCGGAATGTCTTCAGAAAGCAAGACGTTCAAAAGGACTGGAACGTTCTTTAAAGATTTCCATTCCTGATGAGATATATGACCGATTAGAAGAGGAGTTGAAGGAACTTGACACAAAACAGTAA
- a CDS encoding TetR/AcrR family transcriptional regulator, producing MGKVETNKKQKNTTLLQTSFELFTEKGFTKTTISDIVNRAGLAKGTFYLYFKDKYDLRDRLVTYKTSQLFGNAHTALIEQNIQGFENQMFFVIDHIIDRLEKEPKLLQFISKNLSWGIFKNAFEKTVPENSRQFYDYYQDMLTQNHISCENQELMLFTILELVGSTCYSCILYQQPVSMEEYLPYLHQTIRQIFITFTKPMAD from the coding sequence ATGGGAAAAGTTGAGACAAATAAAAAACAAAAGAATACAACATTATTGCAGACCTCTTTTGAACTGTTTACCGAAAAGGGTTTTACTAAAACAACCATTTCCGACATCGTAAACCGGGCAGGTCTTGCAAAGGGAACTTTCTATTTATATTTTAAAGATAAATATGATTTAAGAGACCGGCTTGTAACATATAAAACAAGCCAACTTTTTGGGAATGCGCATACGGCTTTAATAGAACAGAATATTCAGGGTTTTGAAAACCAGATGTTTTTCGTCATTGATCATATCATAGACCGATTAGAAAAGGAACCGAAGCTTCTTCAGTTCATCTCTAAGAATCTTTCCTGGGGAATCTTTAAAAATGCTTTTGAGAAGACTGTCCCGGAAAATTCTCGACAGTTTTATGATTACTATCAGGATATGCTGACACAGAATCATATCTCCTGCGAGAATCAGGAATTAATGCTTTTTACAATCTTAGAGCTGGTAGGTTCTACCTGCTATAGTTGCATTTTATATCAGCAGCCAGTATCCATGGAAGAATATCTTCCTTATTTACATCAGACAATCCGGCAGATATTTATAACCTTCACAAAGCCGATGGCTGATTAG
- a CDS encoding PhoH family protein encodes MSIAEQEFPFPAEHASNVFGQFDANMKKIEKTLHVTIIFRDDKLKLIGGEKDCDRAKHVIEQLLLLSQRGNDITEQNINYTLSLSMTNEESAVTQLDSDVICHTIMGKPIKPKTMGQKKYVDMITNKMIVFGVGPAGTGKTYLAMAKAITAFKANEVNRIILTRPAIEAGEKLGFLPGDLQSKVDPYLRPLYDALYEIMGADTFAKNMEKGLIEVAPLAYMRGRTLDNAFVVLDEAQNTTPAQMKMFLTRIGFGSKAIITGDLTQKDLPSGTRSGLDDALHVLKNIDEIGVCNLTSKDVVRHPLVQKIVTAYDEYDKKKEARQKRKQRTTGKQEKK; translated from the coding sequence ATGAGTATAGCAGAACAGGAATTCCCTTTTCCAGCGGAACATGCAAGTAATGTTTTTGGTCAGTTTGATGCAAACATGAAAAAGATAGAGAAGACATTGCATGTAACGATTATTTTTAGAGATGACAAGTTGAAGTTAATTGGAGGAGAGAAGGATTGCGATAGAGCAAAACATGTAATAGAGCAGCTCCTTTTATTATCGCAGAGAGGGAATGATATTACAGAGCAGAATATTAATTATACACTTTCTCTTTCCATGACGAATGAGGAATCTGCGGTTACCCAGTTAGATAGTGATGTGATCTGTCATACGATCATGGGGAAACCGATTAAGCCAAAAACGATGGGACAGAAGAAATATGTGGATATGATTACCAATAAGATGATTGTATTTGGTGTAGGACCTGCGGGAACCGGAAAGACATATCTTGCGATGGCAAAGGCAATTACAGCATTTAAGGCGAATGAAGTGAATCGTATTATTCTGACTCGTCCGGCGATTGAAGCCGGGGAGAAATTGGGATTTCTTCCGGGTGACCTTCAAAGTAAAGTGGATCCGTACTTACGGCCTCTTTACGATGCGCTTTACGAAATTATGGGTGCGGATACTTTTGCTAAAAACATGGAAAAGGGATTAATAGAAGTGGCACCTCTTGCTTATATGAGAGGAAGAACGTTAGATAATGCATTTGTTGTGTTAGATGAAGCGCAGAATACGACACCGGCACAGATGAAGATGTTTCTCACCCGTATTGGTTTTGGATCAAAGGCAATTATTACCGGCGACCTTACGCAGAAAGACTTGCCGTCAGGTACTCGTTCAGGTCTTGATGATGCACTTCATGTGCTTAAGAATATTGATGAAATTGGTGTATGTAATCTGACAAGCAAAGATGTTGTGCGTCACCCGCTTGTTCAGAAAATTGTTACCGCATACGATGAGTATGACAAAAAGAAAGAAGCAAGACAAAAGAGAAAGCAGAGAACAACAGGAAAGCAGGAGAAAAAATGA
- the rimP gene encoding ribosome maturation factor RimP, translating to MKRTEIVAKTEELVTPIIEENHFELVDVEYVREGANWYLRIYADKEGGINIDDCVLISRALEEKLDAEDFISDAYILEVSSPGLGRPLKKEKDFKRSIGKAVECKLYKAIDKQKEFEGVLKDFTEDTVTIEIDEKDLVLDRKDIAMIRLAIEF from the coding sequence ATGAAAAGAACAGAGATTGTTGCAAAGACGGAAGAACTTGTAACTCCAATTATTGAAGAGAATCATTTTGAGCTTGTAGATGTGGAGTATGTAAGAGAAGGTGCGAACTGGTATCTGCGCATATATGCAGATAAAGAAGGCGGTATCAACATTGATGACTGTGTTTTGATCAGCAGGGCTCTTGAAGAGAAACTGGATGCAGAAGATTTTATCTCTGATGCATATATTTTAGAAGTAAGTTCTCCGGGTCTTGGAAGACCATTAAAAAAAGAAAAAGATTTCAAGAGAAGTATTGGAAAGGCAGTAGAGTGCAAGCTTTATAAAGCCATTGACAAACAAAAAGAATTTGAAGGAGTCTTAAAAGACTTTACAGAAGATACCGTTACGATTGAAATTGACGAAAAAGATCTGGTATTAGACCGTAAGGATATTGCCATGATCCGTCTTGCGATTGAGTTTTAA
- a CDS encoding efflux RND transporter permease subunit has protein sequence MISLLIKMGKQIAKHKFLILLIGFLLLIPSLIGTVTTKVNYDLLSYLPDTLETVKGQDILVDEYGMGAFSMVVVENMELKDVQKLERKFEAVDHVKDVLWYDDIADLNLPIQMIPKNLREAFFKGDATMMIVLFDNTTSSDESMNAVAEMRKLANKQCFISGMSGVVNDIKDVALDELPIYVVIAAVLSFLVLEFTTESFLVPVFFLLSIGIAILYNLGSNVFLGQVSYITKALTAVLQLGVTMDYSIFLLNSYEEYKEKYSEDKNRAMGHAIASTFKAVVGSSVTTVAGFAALCFMTFALGRDLGIVMAKGVIIGVVCCVTILPSLILAFDKQIEKTKHRPLIKSVDGASNFIIKNHWIWLLVFLVMLLPAIHGNNNTKIYYDIAKSMPSTLPSNVATDKLKEDFDMSTMHMIMMDSNMDSKDKRDMLDAIDNVKGVKWTISMNSLVGATVPESMIPKDIKSMLQSGDHELAFICSEYESATPQVNKQIAKINKITKSYDKTSMVIGEAPLMKDLEDVTNIDIQNVNVASIAAIFIIILIIFKSISLPVILVSIIEFAIAVNMAVPYYQGVSLPFVASIVIGTIQLGATVDYAIVYTSRYLKERRNGKNKLEAVSIAHKSNMLSIITSALSLFAATYGVACYSQVDMIGSICTLLARGAVISMIVVLTLLPTMFLIFDKVICKTTGGMKHIDN, from the coding sequence ATGATAAGTTTGTTGATTAAGATGGGTAAGCAGATTGCGAAACATAAGTTTCTTATATTGCTTATTGGATTTTTGTTACTGATACCTTCCTTAATAGGAACAGTAACAACAAAGGTTAATTATGACTTACTTAGTTATCTGCCGGATACGCTTGAGACGGTAAAAGGTCAGGATATTCTGGTGGATGAGTATGGTATGGGTGCATTCTCGATGGTTGTTGTCGAGAATATGGAACTGAAAGATGTACAGAAGCTTGAGAGAAAGTTTGAGGCAGTTGATCATGTAAAGGATGTTCTCTGGTACGATGATATTGCAGATCTGAATCTTCCAATCCAGATGATACCAAAGAATTTAAGAGAAGCATTTTTTAAAGGGGATGCCACGATGATGATCGTACTTTTTGATAATACGACATCGTCAGATGAATCGATGAATGCGGTTGCTGAGATGCGGAAACTGGCGAATAAGCAGTGTTTTATCAGTGGTATGTCAGGAGTTGTTAACGATATTAAAGATGTAGCGTTAGATGAACTGCCAATTTATGTTGTAATTGCAGCAGTATTATCTTTTCTTGTATTGGAATTCACTACGGAATCTTTCCTTGTTCCGGTGTTTTTCTTATTAAGTATCGGAATTGCTATTTTGTATAACTTAGGAAGTAACGTATTCTTAGGGCAGGTTTCTTATATTACAAAGGCACTGACTGCGGTTCTGCAGCTTGGAGTTACGATGGATTATTCCATTTTCCTGCTAAATAGTTACGAGGAGTATAAAGAAAAATATTCAGAAGATAAGAACCGGGCGATGGGTCATGCGATTGCCAGTACGTTTAAAGCCGTTGTCGGAAGTTCTGTCACAACCGTAGCCGGATTTGCAGCACTTTGTTTTATGACATTTGCGCTGGGGCGAGATCTTGGTATTGTTATGGCAAAGGGTGTTATCATCGGTGTAGTATGTTGTGTAACGATTCTTCCATCACTGATTCTTGCATTTGATAAACAGATTGAGAAGACAAAGCACAGACCGTTGATTAAGAGCGTAGATGGTGCATCAAACTTTATTATTAAGAATCATTGGATATGGCTGCTGGTATTCCTTGTGATGTTACTTCCGGCAATCCATGGAAATAATAATACAAAGATTTATTATGATATTGCAAAGTCAATGCCATCGACTCTTCCAAGTAATGTGGCAACAGATAAATTAAAAGAAGACTTTGATATGAGTACGATGCATATGATTATGATGGACAGCAACATGGATTCCAAAGATAAAAGGGATATGTTAGATGCCATTGATAATGTAAAAGGTGTAAAGTGGACGATCAGCATGAATTCACTTGTTGGAGCAACTGTCCCGGAATCAATGATTCCAAAGGATATAAAGAGTATGCTGCAAAGTGGCGATCATGAACTTGCCTTTATCTGTTCTGAGTATGAATCAGCAACACCGCAGGTAAATAAACAGATTGCAAAGATTAATAAGATAACGAAGTCCTACGATAAAACTTCGATGGTTATTGGAGAAGCTCCTTTGATGAAGGATCTTGAAGATGTTACCAATATTGATATTCAGAATGTAAATGTTGCTTCAATCGCAGCGATTTTTATTATCATTCTTATTATATTTAAATCAATATCCCTGCCGGTTATCCTGGTATCGATTATTGAATTTGCGATTGCGGTTAACATGGCGGTGCCCTATTATCAGGGTGTAAGTCTTCCGTTTGTTGCCAGCATCGTTATTGGAACAATACAGCTTGGAGCGACCGTAGATTATGCGATTGTTTATACAAGCCGGTATTTGAAGGAACGAAGAAATGGTAAGAATAAATTAGAGGCAGTCAGCATTGCACACAAGTCAAATATGCTTTCTATTATTACGAGTGCATTGAGTCTGTTTGCTGCGACCTATGGTGTAGCCTGTTACTCACAGGTAGATATGATCGGTTCCATTTGTACTTTATTAGCAAGAGGTGCTGTTATAAGTATGATCGTTGTTTTAACTTTGCTGCCAACGATGTTCCTTATTTTTGATAAGGTAATCTGTAAGACGACAGGTGGAATGAAACATATTGATAACTAA